A single window of Psychrobacter raelei DNA harbors:
- a CDS encoding electron transfer flavoprotein subunit alpha/FixB family protein, producing MAILVYAEHDNAELKKATLSTVTAASQIGGDIHVLVAGSGCKPVAEQAAKVAGVSKVICVDSPAYEYQLAENVALLVKDLAGDYSHIVVPATTNGKNFLPRVAALLDVSMLSDVMQVIDANTFERPIYAGNALATVKTSEDKVLLTVRTTAFDAAAAEGGSATIEERNDTQDAGKSSFVSEELAKSDRPELTSAEIVVSGGRALANGENFTKYIEPLADKLGAAIGASRAAVDAGYVPNDMQVGQTGKIVAPSLYIASGISGAIQHLAGMKDSKVIVAINNDPEAPIASVADYFLEGDLFTVLPELTSKL from the coding sequence ATGGCAATTTTAGTATATGCAGAACATGATAATGCCGAGCTAAAAAAGGCAACGTTAAGCACAGTGACCGCAGCTTCACAGATCGGTGGTGACATCCACGTATTGGTTGCAGGTTCTGGCTGCAAACCTGTCGCAGAACAAGCGGCTAAAGTCGCTGGTGTTAGCAAAGTAATTTGTGTAGACAGTCCAGCTTATGAATATCAATTGGCCGAAAACGTGGCTTTATTGGTTAAAGATTTAGCGGGCGACTACAGCCACATCGTTGTACCAGCGACCACTAACGGTAAAAACTTCTTACCACGCGTAGCGGCTTTATTAGATGTCAGCATGCTGTCTGATGTGATGCAAGTTATTGATGCCAATACTTTTGAGCGTCCTATCTATGCTGGTAACGCATTGGCCACGGTTAAAACCTCAGAAGACAAGGTTCTTCTAACTGTACGTACCACAGCTTTTGATGCTGCGGCTGCTGAAGGTGGCTCTGCAACTATCGAAGAGCGTAATGACACTCAAGATGCAGGCAAATCAAGCTTCGTAAGCGAAGAGCTTGCGAAATCAGATCGTCCAGAGCTAACTTCTGCTGAAATCGTAGTGTCTGGTGGCCGTGCCCTAGCCAATGGTGAAAACTTCACCAAATACATCGAGCCACTAGCAGATAAGCTAGGTGCTGCTATCGGTGCCTCACGTGCCGCAGTTGATGCAGGTTATGTTCCTAACGATATGCAAGTGGGTCAAACGGGTAAAATCGTTGCACCAAGCCTATATATCGCATCCGGTATCTCTGGTGCCATCCAGCATTTAGCAGGTATGAAAGACTCTAAAGTTATCGTTGCTATTAACAACGATCCAGAAGCACCGATTGCAAGTGTTGCTGATTACTTCTTAGAAGGTGACTTATTCACAGTACTTCCTGAGTTGACCAGCAAGCTGTAA
- a CDS encoding GNAT family N-acetyltransferase: MNRPVSIVPVKNTAQAADWVKQIAEIERLVQPQDAWDEQSVTKLLHQDINHGWVVITEEKLEDNGFSKQTSPQATPQTVTVAYCLVSTVFETAEILRIGTHPDFQRRGYAQSLIEQLIAQMPDKGLDSILLEVRADNEGAIRLYQKMGFEVIHTRKGYYTSSKPSGETERCDALIMQYTRA; this comes from the coding sequence ATGAATCGACCTGTATCTATAGTACCCGTAAAAAATACAGCGCAGGCGGCTGACTGGGTCAAGCAAATTGCCGAGATAGAGCGTTTGGTGCAGCCACAGGATGCGTGGGATGAGCAGTCAGTGACCAAGCTTTTGCACCAAGACATTAATCATGGCTGGGTGGTGATAACTGAGGAAAAGCTAGAGGATAACGGCTTCTCAAAGCAAACATCGCCGCAAGCCACCCCGCAGACAGTTACTGTGGCTTACTGCCTAGTTAGCACCGTGTTTGAAACCGCAGAAATCTTAAGAATAGGCACTCATCCTGACTTTCAGCGCCGTGGTTATGCCCAATCCTTAATTGAGCAATTGATTGCGCAAATGCCAGATAAAGGACTTGATAGCATACTGCTGGAAGTCCGAGCCGATAATGAGGGGGCCATTAGGCTATATCAAAAGATGGGGTTTGAGGTGATTCATACCCGAAAAGGCTATTACACCTCGTCAAAGCCCTCAGGAGAAACTGAGCGCTGTGATGCACTCATTATGCAATACACACGGGCGTAA
- a CDS encoding arginyltransferase, with translation MHPYADDVTHDTNDTPTSNAASQAHLVVNLSPPSLCSYLPDRASQLHFILLESGEIIDPERYTELCQQGFRRSGQAFYRPNCPHCQQCISSRVVVNEFEPSRRYRKILNRNAQVSLQLKPAASATHEHYALYQKYISARHADGDMYPPSLHTFEQFLVASPADTLFLEFREPNNKLIAVAVTDRLSDGLSAIYTFFDPDPSYNSRSLGVYCILQQIKMTQRLGLAYAYLGFWIPTVQKMRYKTNYAPIELLIHGHWQYFKSAPTPEQVLELLATQPLTFNN, from the coding sequence ATGCATCCTTACGCTGATGACGTAACCCATGATACCAATGATACTCCCACCAGCAATGCTGCCTCACAGGCGCATCTTGTGGTTAATTTATCACCGCCAAGTCTATGTAGTTACTTGCCTGACCGTGCCTCTCAGCTGCACTTTATTTTATTAGAATCAGGCGAGATTATAGACCCTGAGCGCTATACCGAGCTGTGTCAACAAGGCTTTCGCCGCAGCGGTCAAGCCTTTTATCGTCCCAACTGTCCCCATTGCCAGCAATGTATCTCAAGCCGTGTGGTGGTTAATGAGTTTGAGCCGTCAAGACGCTATCGTAAGATACTCAATAGAAATGCTCAGGTTAGCCTACAGCTAAAGCCGGCTGCCAGCGCCACCCACGAGCATTATGCGTTATATCAAAAATACATCTCCGCCCGTCATGCTGATGGCGATATGTACCCTCCCAGTCTACATACCTTTGAGCAGTTCTTGGTAGCCAGTCCGGCCGACACTTTATTTCTAGAGTTTCGTGAGCCCAATAATAAGCTGATTGCTGTGGCCGTAACTGACCGCTTAAGTGATGGGTTATCTGCCATCTATACTTTTTTTGACCCAGATCCCAGTTATAACTCGCGTAGCCTAGGCGTCTACTGCATCTTACAACAGATTAAGATGACCCAGCGCTTAGGGCTAGCGTATGCTTACTTAGGATTTTGGATTCCCACCGTCCAAAAGATGCGCTATAAAACCAACTACGCCCCCATTGAGCTTTTGATACACGGGCATTGGCAGTATTTTAAGAGCGCCCCTACCCCAGAGCAAGTCCTTGAGCTACTGGCCACTCAGCCGCTTACCTTTAATAACTAG
- the aat gene encoding leucyl/phenylalanyl-tRNA--protein transferase, whose amino-acid sequence MDAFVTTDDPNYTQAPGHTATDNVAQAPLFDSPYLFPNPSEVDPEGLGLVGMGGDLAPQTLLSAYAQGLFPWFNEDEPIAWWCPEPRCVLAPDSFVPSKSLQRLAKNSQWQWSVNSDFESVIHACSLPRSYAKDTWIHDEMIEAYCQLHQLGYAHSIEVWEDKQLIGGLYGLKIGQIYFGESMFHHKSNASKVAFWALTQFCQYTQVQLIDCQLPNPHLQSLGAAIMPREDFLTVLSELTHKAGVNWHDFSLTRYAVNALLQRFQPQPQ is encoded by the coding sequence ATGGATGCCTTTGTGACCACAGATGATCCAAATTATACCCAAGCACCGGGCCATACTGCGACTGATAACGTAGCGCAGGCGCCCCTATTTGATAGCCCCTATCTGTTTCCAAATCCCAGTGAGGTAGACCCAGAGGGTCTGGGGCTGGTGGGCATGGGCGGCGATCTTGCCCCTCAGACCTTATTATCCGCCTACGCTCAAGGGCTTTTTCCTTGGTTTAATGAAGATGAGCCCATTGCGTGGTGGTGCCCTGAGCCGCGCTGCGTTTTAGCACCTGACAGCTTTGTGCCTAGCAAATCCCTACAGCGGTTGGCCAAAAATAGCCAGTGGCAGTGGTCAGTTAATAGCGACTTTGAGTCTGTGATACACGCCTGCAGCCTGCCACGTAGCTATGCTAAAGACACTTGGATTCACGATGAAATGATTGAGGCTTACTGTCAGCTGCATCAGTTAGGCTACGCACACAGTATTGAGGTCTGGGAGGATAAGCAGCTTATAGGCGGGTTGTATGGACTAAAAATTGGGCAAATTTATTTTGGCGAATCGATGTTCCATCATAAAAGTAATGCCTCAAAAGTTGCTTTTTGGGCATTGACTCAGTTTTGCCAGTACACTCAGGTTCAGCTGATAGATTGTCAACTACCCAATCCCCATCTACAAAGCTTGGGGGCAGCCATTATGCCACGTGAAGATTTTTTAACCGTGTTATCTGAGCTCACGCACAAGGCTGGTGTTAATTGGCATGACTTCTCGCTTACCCGTTATGCGGTAAACGCCCTCTTGCAACGCTTTCAACCTCAGCCACAATAA